One window from the genome of Crassostrea angulata isolate pt1a10 chromosome 2, ASM2561291v2, whole genome shotgun sequence encodes:
- the LOC128173226 gene encoding calcium and integrin-binding protein 1-like has protein sequence MGLGSSIFTEQELDDYQELTFLTKKEIHHVYKRFREIRSHDPNFSKHDKLSKEDIFKLPEFAVNPFKERIVKVFSSSTSGDDSMTFEDFLDMMSVFSDNAPVSIKIEYAFRIYDFDEDGFIGTDDIIKVIKGLLGENCSTKLNELKEKQRKGKQNTQVEKESQQQLHEVLKQVADSIIDDADLDNDGQLSLAEFEHVMGKTPEFAKSFRIRL, from the exons ATGGGTCTTGGGTCCAGTATATTCACTGAGCAAGAACTGGACGATTATCAG GAATTGACATTCTTAACCAAGAAGGAAATTCACCA tgtTTACAAGCGATTTCGAGAAATCAGATCCCATGATCCGAATTTTTCGAAACATGACAAACTTTCTAAAGAAGATATCTTTAAGTTACCGGAGTTTGCT GTGAACCCTTTCAAGGAACGTATTGTGAAAGTCTTTTCATCTTCAACTTCCGGTGACGACAGCATGACGTTTGAGGACTTCCTTGATATGATGTCTGTGTTCAGTGACAACGCCCCCGTGTCAATTAAAATAGAGTATGCCTTCCGAATATACG ACTTTGATGAGGATGGATTTATTGGAACTGATGACATCATCAAAGTAATTAAGGGTCTCTTGGGTGAAAATTGTTCTACAAAGCTGAATGAACTTAAGGAGAAGCAGAGAAAAGGAAAACAGAATACACAGGTTGAAAAGGAATCACAACAACAACTCCATGAAGTATTAAAGCAGGTTGCCGATTCT ATTATCGACGATGCCGACCTGGATAACGATGGACAACTATCTCTGGCAGAATTTGAGCATGTTATGGGCAAAACACCGGAATTTGCAAA GTCGTTTAGAATTCGTCTATGA
- the LOC128173465 gene encoding uncharacterized protein LOC128173465 codes for MHQKTFMGLPMCSYIRNCVIEIFTVGHRQAMERTTFAAFILALMGFVCGGGYEYPKGGNNFPHPGGQYPPIPVHPGPVYPPTGPNYPPNCDRVCIPEFCMPPFATCPNFPQARCVGVCCEARFFIGGVDVTPFCRGPTIPGRPPKKY; via the exons ATGCATCAAAAGACATTTATG GGATTGCCAATGTGTTCCTATATAAGAAACTGTGTTATTGAAATCTTTACTGTGGGACATCGACAAGCCATGGAAagaacaacttttgcagcgtTTATTTTGGCCCTCATG GGTTTTGTTTGCGGCGGAGGATATGAATATCCAAAGGGTGGGAATAACTTTCCACACCCTGGTGGACAGTACCCTCCAATTCCAGTACACCCAGGCCCAGTATACCCGCCAACAGGACCCAACTATCCACCAA ATTGCGATAGGGTTTGTATTCCGGAATTTTGCATGCCTCCATTTGCAACTTGTCCGAATTTTCCACAAGCGCGTTGTGT cgGAGTCTGTTGTGAGGCTCGATTTTTCATTGGAGGAGTCGATGTTACCCCGTTCTGTAGGGGACCAACTATCCCAGGAAGACCCCCTAAGAAGTATTAG